The Janthinobacterium lividum genome has a window encoding:
- a CDS encoding OPT/YSL family transporter: MPMIWRSLSAGLKGIGKGVTSNSTLRTDQDIPLKWVVIGCLSIIAVITFATPLHMNFLGALLILVFGFLFATVSSRLTGEIGSSSNPISGMAVATLLFTCLIFLIMGWTGGRYYVTALSVGAIVCIAASNAGTTSQDLKTGYLVGATPRLQQYAILAGALSSALILGPILLKLNEASTVYVPAAQVAPGLTVDASKLTVTGELHGPQADTDHNTYKVWQKTDTVGGPAGKYFVKEDGQLAYLVDPGINGHYSKRPDGSEVKKYDAPKAVLMSYIIKGILDQQLPWTLVLFGVMIAVVLEMAGIPSLAFSVGVYLPLSSTLPIFVGGLVRWLADRRNNKLEHNAKLNEEERQLAGDRSSGVLLASGYIAGGALAGIIIAITAGVLTHFDQMMADWAEHGNPFYAGLHSDALSLLPYALIIVLLYIVAREKKAGSPQA; encoded by the coding sequence ATGCCCATGATCTGGCGCAGCCTGTCGGCTGGCCTGAAGGGTATCGGCAAGGGCGTCACGAGCAATTCCACCTTGCGCACCGACCAGGATATCCCCCTGAAATGGGTCGTCATCGGCTGCCTCTCCATCATCGCCGTGATCACCTTCGCCACGCCGCTGCACATGAATTTCCTCGGTGCGCTGCTGATCCTCGTCTTCGGCTTCCTGTTCGCCACCGTGTCGTCGCGCCTGACGGGCGAAATTGGCTCCTCGTCGAACCCGATCTCCGGCATGGCCGTGGCCACCTTGCTGTTTACTTGTTTGATCTTCCTGATCATGGGCTGGACGGGCGGGCGTTACTATGTGACGGCCCTGTCGGTGGGCGCCATCGTGTGCATCGCCGCCAGCAATGCGGGCACCACGTCGCAGGATTTGAAAACCGGTTACCTGGTGGGCGCCACGCCGCGCCTGCAGCAATATGCGATTCTGGCGGGCGCGCTGTCGTCGGCGCTGATTCTTGGTCCGATTTTGTTGAAACTGAACGAAGCGAGCACCGTCTACGTGCCGGCTGCACAAGTGGCGCCTGGCCTGACGGTCGATGCGTCGAAACTGACGGTGACGGGCGAGCTGCATGGCCCGCAAGCCGATACGGACCACAACACGTATAAAGTCTGGCAAAAGACGGATACCGTGGGCGGCCCGGCCGGCAAGTATTTTGTGAAGGAAGATGGCCAACTGGCTTACCTGGTCGATCCGGGCATCAATGGCCATTACAGCAAGCGTCCGGACGGCTCGGAAGTGAAGAAGTACGACGCGCCGAAGGCCGTGCTGATGTCCTACATCATCAAGGGCATCCTTGACCAGCAATTGCCGTGGACCCTGGTGCTGTTCGGCGTGATGATCGCTGTGGTGCTGGAAATGGCCGGCATCCCGTCGCTGGCGTTTTCGGTGGGCGTGTATCTGCCGTTGTCGTCCACCTTGCCGATCTTCGTCGGCGGCCTGGTGCGCTGGCTGGCGGACCGCCGCAACAACAAGCTGGAACACAACGCCAAACTCAATGAAGAAGAGCGCCAGCTGGCGGGCGACCGCAGTTCGGGCGTGCTGCTCGCTTCCGGCTACATCGCCGGCGGCGCGCTGGCCGGCATCATCATTGCGATCACGGCCGGCGTGCTGACGCATTTTGACCAGATGATGGCCGACTGGGCCGAGCACGGCAACCCGTTCTACGCGGGCCTGCATTCGGATGCGCTGTCCCTGCTGCCGTATGCGCTCATCATCGTGCTGCTGTATATCGTCGCAAGAGAGAAAAAGGCGGGCAGTCCGCAGGCTTGA
- a CDS encoding triacylglycerol lipase, with translation MKTRFWQLLSTLLLTLAILPGSASAAGYTQTKYPIVLVHGLFGFDKLGPVEYFYGVPAALRSGGAQVYVTTVSAANSTEVRGEQLLSQVRQILAATGAAKVNLIGHSHGGPTARYVASVRPDLVASVTSVAGVNKGSKVADILSGAIPNTSGALGNALASLIGILSGNKGLPQNAGASLTSLSTAGSLAFNSRHPQGVPTSACGEGAYQVQGVYYFSWSGAQPYTNVLDVGDPALAAISLAFGGVKNDGLVSSCSSHLGKVIRDDYAMNHLDEVNQFVGIVNLFETNPVTVFRQQANRLQGLGL, from the coding sequence ATGAAGACTCGCTTTTGGCAACTGCTATCGACCCTGCTGCTCACCCTCGCCATCCTGCCCGGCAGCGCCAGCGCCGCCGGCTACACGCAAACGAAGTACCCGATCGTGCTGGTGCACGGCCTGTTCGGCTTCGACAAGCTGGGCCCCGTCGAATACTTTTATGGCGTCCCCGCCGCCCTGCGCAGCGGCGGCGCGCAAGTGTATGTGACCACCGTGTCGGCCGCCAACAGCACGGAAGTGCGCGGCGAGCAGTTGCTGTCGCAGGTGCGGCAAATCCTCGCCGCCACGGGAGCGGCCAAGGTCAATCTGATCGGCCATAGCCACGGCGGCCCCACGGCCCGCTATGTCGCTTCCGTGCGCCCCGACCTGGTGGCATCCGTCACCAGCGTGGCCGGCGTCAACAAGGGTTCCAAGGTGGCAGATATCCTCAGCGGCGCCATTCCCAACACCAGCGGCGCGCTGGGCAATGCACTCGCCTCCCTGATCGGCATTTTGTCGGGCAACAAGGGACTGCCGCAAAACGCGGGCGCCTCGCTCACGTCCCTCTCCACGGCCGGCTCGCTGGCCTTCAACAGCCGACATCCGCAAGGCGTGCCCACCTCCGCCTGCGGCGAAGGCGCCTACCAGGTGCAAGGCGTGTACTACTTTTCGTGGAGCGGCGCGCAACCGTACACGAATGTGCTCGACGTGGGCGACCCGGCCCTGGCGGCCATCAGCCTGGCCTTCGGCGGCGTCAAGAACGATGGCCTGGTCAGCAGCTGCTCCAGCCACCTGGGCAAGGTGATCCGCGACGACTACGCCATGAACCACCTCGATGAAGTCAACCAGTTCGTCGGCATCGTCAACCTGTTCGAGACGAACCCCGTCACCGTCTTCCGCCAGCAAGCCAACCGCCTGCAAGGCCTGGGACTGTAA
- a CDS encoding AAC(3) family N-acetyltransferase translates to MLEQARLAARAVLETWRRAASTRHVRHNAPHVTRAALAADLARLGIAQGDTLFVHSSLKSLGYVEGGALAVIGALQDAVGPQGTLLLPTYYLPGGTLRATCTMPDYVFDPRRHGTHMGRLPEAFLASAGVRRSIHPTHSVSAWGRHAADLTEAHHRAPSIFGMGSPWQRFIGCDHAKVLGLGISMGPVTFYHALEDAMGDAFPVPVWEDKPALLACLDHAGRRWVVPVRPFDPAVAQRRIDHPGRGDLRAYFHREFDAAGLRANGQVGDAASWCIPAQAFFEHLRQLASDNVTIYASAAQLAARPIGRA, encoded by the coding sequence ATGCTTGAACAGGCCAGGCTGGCCGCCAGGGCCGTGCTGGAAACGTGGCGCCGCGCCGCCAGCACCCGGCACGTGCGCCACAACGCGCCCCACGTGACGCGCGCCGCCCTGGCGGCCGATCTTGCGCGGCTGGGCATCGCGCAGGGAGATACGCTGTTCGTGCATTCATCGCTGAAAAGCCTGGGCTACGTGGAAGGCGGCGCGCTGGCCGTGATAGGCGCCCTGCAGGACGCCGTCGGCCCGCAAGGCACCCTGCTGCTGCCCACCTACTATCTGCCCGGCGGCACGCTGCGCGCCACCTGCACCATGCCGGACTATGTGTTCGACCCGCGCCGCCATGGCACGCACATGGGCCGCCTGCCCGAAGCCTTCCTCGCCAGCGCCGGTGTCCGGCGCAGCATCCACCCCACCCATTCCGTCTCCGCGTGGGGCCGCCATGCCGCCGACCTCACCGAGGCGCATCACCGTGCGCCCTCGATCTTCGGCATGGGCTCACCCTGGCAGCGTTTCATCGGCTGCGATCACGCAAAGGTGCTGGGCCTCGGCATTTCCATGGGGCCGGTGACGTTCTATCATGCGCTCGAAGACGCCATGGGCGACGCCTTTCCCGTGCCTGTGTGGGAAGACAAGCCGGCGCTGCTGGCCTGCCTGGACCACGCCGGCCGGCGCTGGGTCGTGCCCGTGCGCCCTTTCGATCCCGCCGTCGCACAGCGCCGCATCGACCATCCCGGTCGCGGCGACCTGCGCGCGTACTTTCACCGGGAATTTGACGCCGCTGGGCTGCGCGCCAACGGCCAGGTGGGCGATGCGGCGTCGTGGTGCATTCCGGCGCAGGCGTTTTTCGAGCACCTGCGCCAGCTGGCGTCCGACAACGTGACGATCTACGCCAGCGCGGCGCAGCTGGCGGCGCGGCCCATCGGGCGCGCATAA
- a CDS encoding helix-turn-helix domain-containing protein: MTPLNGENIWEYILDRHAERIGVKRRKPALENLERIFVATFRLANDVGFRAMSLRDLCRETGLSMGGLYGYITSKDQLAEMIEDVVRHATQALPLLFADVKSPLDRLEAMIRSSIYLSEVLQPWFYFVFMDSRVLQVEQRSMAKNSELYVQTLIAATIGEIEPKPQGDPTLLAAHCLALFQDWYVKRWKYRAAKVNVDDFADSVVSTVRGYLSMVKAP, from the coding sequence ATGACGCCTTTGAATGGCGAAAACATCTGGGAATATATTCTTGACCGCCATGCGGAGCGCATCGGCGTCAAACGCCGCAAGCCGGCGCTGGAAAATCTTGAACGCATCTTCGTCGCCACTTTCCGCCTGGCCAATGACGTGGGCTTCCGCGCCATGAGCTTGCGCGACCTGTGCCGCGAGACCGGGCTGTCGATGGGCGGCCTGTATGGCTACATCACCAGCAAGGACCAACTGGCCGAAATGATCGAGGACGTGGTGCGCCACGCGACGCAAGCCTTGCCGCTGCTGTTTGCCGACGTGAAGTCGCCGCTGGACCGCCTGGAAGCGATGATACGCTCGTCGATCTACCTGTCCGAAGTGCTGCAGCCGTGGTTTTATTTTGTCTTCATGGATTCGCGCGTGCTGCAGGTGGAGCAGCGCAGCATGGCGAAAAATTCCGAACTGTATGTGCAGACCTTGATCGCCGCCACCATCGGCGAAATCGAACCGAAGCCGCAGGGCGATCCCACCTTGCTGGCCGCGCACTGCCTGGCCCTGTTCCAGGACTGGTACGTGAAACGCTGGAAGTACCGCGCCGCGAAGGTCAATGTCGACGATTTCGCCGATAGCGTAGTCAGCACGGTGCGCGGATACCTGAGCATGGTCAAGGCGCCGTAA
- a CDS encoding UPF0149 family protein has translation MSSISTTTPLSDDEYAELDTLLAAPALAGAAMDVSMLEGFLTAVALSPKQIAPEQWLPWVWDKATGSVLPAPDAASERAASLARRHHAYMVEWLAKDPDSFEPIYVCGPEWSVPAWCAGFLLGTSLDKPQWAALVVSHPQYLAPFQHLATASELDDDAAETAMDGVIPAVIAINAAWARQRHLKSQAHSQSGATVLREVPKTGRNDPCHCGSGKKYKKCCFDADSAAT, from the coding sequence ATGTCCAGCATCTCCACCACCACGCCCCTCTCCGACGACGAATACGCCGAACTCGACACCCTGCTGGCCGCCCCTGCCCTGGCCGGAGCGGCCATGGACGTGTCCATGCTGGAAGGTTTCCTCACGGCCGTCGCCCTGAGCCCGAAACAGATCGCGCCGGAACAATGGCTGCCCTGGGTCTGGGACAAGGCGACCGGCAGCGTCTTGCCAGCACCCGACGCGGCCAGCGAACGGGCGGCCAGCCTGGCCCGGCGCCACCACGCCTACATGGTCGAATGGTTGGCGAAAGATCCGGACAGCTTCGAGCCCATCTACGTCTGCGGCCCGGAATGGAGCGTGCCTGCCTGGTGTGCCGGCTTCCTGCTTGGCACCAGCCTGGACAAGCCCCAGTGGGCGGCCCTGGTCGTCAGCCACCCGCAGTACCTGGCACCGTTCCAGCACCTGGCCACGGCCAGCGAGCTCGATGACGATGCGGCCGAAACGGCCATGGATGGCGTGATTCCCGCTGTCATCGCCATCAATGCGGCCTGGGCGCGCCAGCGCCACCTGAAAAGCCAGGCACACAGCCAGTCCGGCGCCACCGTGCTGCGCGAAGTGCCGAAGACGGGCCGCAACGACCCGTGCCACTGCGGCAGTGGCAAGAAGTACAAGAAATGCTGCTTTGATGCCGATAGCGCGGCCACCTAA
- a CDS encoding lipase secretion chaperone, with the protein MHAKWIICASLAALALYLVLRPGEPPAPPPKKAEPDLFAFVRSMEGTRPDGNVTVAAGDKLVVDAELGHLFDYYLAGLGEKPLAAIRSQIEAELDRRLAPVPAREAKRLLGAWLAYKQALAGAGQALPAQADAALAARARLQAMRTLRGNYFTPEESAGLFGASDAYDDDAVARMAILGDTTLDEAQRQAQLAALDQKMSPAQRAARDAPLQVAQLDASVKSLRAQGGGENEVYRLRASTFTPAAAARLAELDREESQWQQRIIAYQALKAQQAGLAGGAQDAAALQQLRDASFTPEEQRRLGAYE; encoded by the coding sequence ATGCACGCGAAATGGATCATCTGCGCCAGCTTGGCAGCCCTGGCCCTGTACCTGGTGCTGCGCCCGGGCGAGCCGCCCGCTCCGCCGCCGAAAAAGGCGGAACCGGACCTGTTCGCGTTCGTGCGCTCGATGGAAGGCACGCGGCCCGACGGCAACGTGACGGTGGCCGCCGGCGACAAACTGGTGGTCGACGCGGAACTGGGCCACCTGTTCGACTACTACCTGGCAGGCCTCGGTGAAAAGCCGCTGGCCGCCATCCGCAGCCAGATCGAGGCGGAACTGGACCGGCGCCTGGCGCCCGTCCCCGCCCGCGAAGCCAAGCGCCTGCTGGGGGCCTGGCTGGCCTACAAGCAGGCACTGGCCGGCGCGGGACAAGCCTTGCCGGCGCAAGCCGATGCGGCCCTGGCGGCGCGCGCGCGCCTGCAAGCCATGCGCACCTTGCGCGGCAATTACTTTACGCCCGAGGAAAGCGCGGGCCTGTTCGGCGCCAGCGACGCGTATGACGACGATGCCGTGGCGCGCATGGCGATACTCGGCGACACGACGCTCGATGAAGCCCAGCGCCAGGCACAACTGGCCGCGCTGGACCAGAAAATGTCGCCGGCCCAGCGCGCCGCACGCGACGCGCCGCTGCAGGTGGCGCAGCTGGACGCCTCCGTCAAGTCGCTGCGGGCCCAGGGCGGCGGCGAGAATGAAGTCTACCGCCTGCGCGCCAGCACGTTCACGCCGGCGGCGGCGGCGCGCCTGGCGGAACTGGACCGCGAGGAATCGCAGTGGCAGCAGCGCATCATCGCCTATCAGGCGCTCAAGGCGCAGCAGGCCGGCCTGGCCGGCGGCGCGCAGGATGCGGCAGCCCTGCAGCAGCTGCGCGACGCCAGTTTCACGCCGGAGGAACAGCGCCGGCTGGGTGCATACGAATAG
- a CDS encoding winged helix-turn-helix domain-containing protein: MINSPVPAYVFGPFRLLPLERLLFEGDRALRLGSRAMDLLLALLERAGDIVDKHELVAIVWPNAVVDDATLRVHLAALRKALGDGRDGQRYITTIPGRGYGFLAPPAHTGRLASGAAGAEPRHNLPVMLTRMLGRAEVLQTMANQLLQLRLLCIAGPGGIGKTTLAVVLATRVLRRYADGVCFVDLSPLEEGRLVPLALAMALGVAVPAGDAMPILLAYLRPRHMLIVLDNCEHVIGAAATLADALLKGAPLLHVLATSREPLRITSEQLQRLPALELPPADAVPDAAAVRHFAAVQLFCERCAAVDDAFVLADADVPVVVDICRRLDGIPLALELAAGRIGHFGLHELQRQLDDRFRLLTRGARNMPLRHQTLRATLDWSYGLLDAQERQVLQALSVFKSRFRLESASVVAGCDVFDTLADLAAKSLVSIEFCCQYVYYRLLDTTRAYASAQLSAGGDAGAVLLRHAHHCLGLAARIAADWESMPPAHWSARYCRHVDDLRAAIDWAFGEEGDVALGVALTLAAQTLFYQLSLMDEYRVRVERALERMATHALDDADSEMQLHASQAHLLLHTQGITGTMLRSFQCGYALAMRTDDGRRRFEAICGMWICSLKLADFQGADSYVTQLAILCDTRDDTAMRLVLARMRSVGEYLQGRYAQSAALARMVLAHPEGAGRLGFNNALLADHQVCLRGTLARCLWMQGRPDDALALAREAVAVGFEHNGVTLCVALAINAIPVALWCGQRGLAHAWTCLLCEHAARYGLLYWSAWGAAYQRLLDGGEAMTEFPWPSVRSWPIQVDLMATLHDAAADSQALRRARMGLAPWSAPEVLRRDAHHRWRALAQDDAAGLEAVRVQLEEALLLARGQQAPGWELRCATSLAVVLQAQGRGAAAHAVLAPVHAGYRQGRETADVMAAAALLAQLA, from the coding sequence ATGATAAACAGTCCCGTCCCGGCCTATGTCTTCGGCCCGTTTCGCCTTTTGCCGCTAGAACGCCTGCTGTTCGAGGGCGACCGCGCGCTGCGCCTGGGCAGCAGGGCCATGGACTTGCTGCTGGCGCTGCTGGAGCGCGCCGGCGACATCGTCGACAAGCATGAACTGGTGGCCATCGTCTGGCCCAATGCCGTGGTCGATGACGCGACCTTGCGCGTGCACCTGGCGGCGCTGCGCAAGGCGCTCGGCGATGGCCGCGATGGCCAGCGCTACATCACCACCATCCCCGGGCGCGGTTACGGCTTCCTGGCGCCGCCGGCGCACACGGGCCGGCTGGCGTCCGGTGCGGCGGGCGCCGAGCCGCGGCATAACCTGCCCGTCATGCTGACGCGCATGCTGGGCCGCGCGGAGGTGCTGCAAACGATGGCCAATCAGCTGCTGCAATTGCGCTTGCTGTGCATTGCCGGTCCGGGGGGCATCGGCAAGACCACGCTGGCCGTCGTCCTGGCCACGCGCGTGCTGCGCCGCTATGCCGACGGCGTGTGTTTCGTCGACCTGTCGCCGCTGGAAGAGGGGCGCCTGGTGCCGCTGGCGCTGGCCATGGCGCTGGGGGTGGCGGTGCCGGCTGGCGACGCCATGCCGATCCTGCTGGCCTACCTGCGCCCGCGCCATATGCTGATCGTGCTCGATAACTGCGAGCACGTGATCGGCGCGGCGGCCACGCTGGCCGACGCCTTGCTCAAGGGCGCGCCGTTGCTGCACGTGCTGGCCACCAGCCGCGAGCCGCTGCGCATCACCAGCGAGCAGTTGCAGCGCCTGCCCGCGCTGGAATTGCCGCCGGCCGACGCCGTGCCCGATGCGGCGGCGGTCCGGCATTTCGCCGCGGTGCAGCTGTTTTGCGAGCGCTGCGCGGCCGTCGATGACGCTTTCGTGCTGGCCGATGCCGACGTGCCCGTGGTGGTGGACATCTGCAGGCGGCTCGACGGCATTCCGCTGGCGCTGGAGCTGGCGGCCGGGCGCATCGGCCATTTCGGCTTGCACGAATTGCAACGCCAGCTCGACGACCGCTTTCGCCTGCTCACGCGCGGCGCGCGCAACATGCCCTTGCGCCACCAGACCCTGCGCGCCACGCTGGACTGGAGCTACGGCCTGCTCGACGCGCAAGAGCGCCAGGTGCTGCAGGCGCTGAGCGTGTTCAAGAGCCGTTTTCGCCTGGAGTCGGCCAGCGTCGTGGCGGGATGCGACGTGTTCGACACGCTGGCCGACCTGGCCGCGAAGTCCCTCGTCAGCATCGAGTTTTGCTGCCAGTACGTGTATTACCGGCTGCTCGACACCACGCGCGCCTATGCTAGCGCGCAGCTGTCGGCGGGTGGGGACGCGGGCGCCGTGCTGCTGCGCCATGCGCACCATTGCCTGGGCCTGGCCGCACGCATCGCCGCTGACTGGGAGAGCATGCCGCCGGCCCACTGGAGCGCGCGCTACTGCCGCCATGTCGACGACCTGCGGGCCGCCATCGACTGGGCCTTCGGCGAGGAGGGCGACGTGGCGCTGGGCGTGGCCCTGACCCTGGCCGCGCAAACCCTGTTTTATCAGCTGTCGCTGATGGATGAATACCGCGTGCGCGTCGAGCGGGCGCTCGAGCGCATGGCCACGCATGCGCTGGACGACGCCGACAGCGAGATGCAGCTGCATGCCTCGCAGGCGCATCTGCTGCTGCATACGCAGGGCATCACCGGCACCATGCTGCGTTCGTTCCAGTGCGGCTATGCGCTGGCCATGCGCACGGACGATGGCCGCCGCCGCTTTGAGGCGATTTGCGGCATGTGGATCTGCAGCCTGAAGCTGGCCGATTTCCAGGGCGCCGACAGTTACGTAACCCAGCTTGCCATCCTGTGCGACACGCGCGATGACACGGCGATGCGGCTGGTGCTGGCGCGCATGCGCTCCGTGGGCGAGTATTTGCAGGGACGCTACGCGCAGTCGGCGGCGCTGGCGCGCATGGTGCTCGCGCATCCCGAGGGCGCGGGGCGGCTCGGCTTCAACAATGCCTTGCTGGCCGACCACCAGGTTTGCCTGCGCGGCACGCTGGCGCGCTGCCTGTGGATGCAGGGCCGTCCCGACGACGCCCTGGCTCTGGCGCGCGAGGCGGTGGCGGTGGGCTTCGAGCACAATGGCGTCACGCTGTGCGTGGCGCTGGCCATCAATGCCATTCCCGTCGCCCTGTGGTGCGGGCAGCGGGGACTGGCGCATGCGTGGACTTGCCTGCTGTGCGAGCACGCCGCCCGCTATGGTTTGCTGTACTGGAGCGCCTGGGGCGCCGCCTATCAGCGCCTGCTCGATGGGGGCGAGGCGATGACGGAGTTCCCCTGGCCTTCGGTGCGCAGCTGGCCGATACAGGTCGATTTGATGGCCACCCTGCACGACGCGGCCGCCGATAGCCAGGCGCTGCGCCGTGCGCGCATGGGCCTGGCGCCGTGGAGCGCGCCGGAGGTGCTGCGGCGCGACGCACACCACCGCTGGCGGGCGCTGGCGCAAGACGATGCGGCCGGCCTGGAAGCGGTGCGGGTGCAACTGGAGGAAGCGCTGCTGCTGGCCAGGGGGCAGCAAGCGCCGGGCTGGGAACTGCGCTGCGCCACCAGCCTGGCGGTCGTGCTGCAGGCGCAAGGCCGCGGCGCTGCCGCGCATGCCGTGCTGGCCCCTGTTCATGCCGGCTACCGGCAGGGGCGTGAGACCGCGGACGTGATGGCGGCAGCGGCTTTGCTGGCGCAGCTGGCCTGA
- a CDS encoding prenyltransferase/squalene oxidase repeat-containing protein, with the protein MRTLLTKIRNTLAPQAGLPAAARMERLSDRRGLPAVDPGPQAVVKACTAWLCTAQDHSSSNDGGVARDYSLLTGWSSSYPETTGYIIPTVIALAQRTGDDRLHGRARRMLDWCVAIQFPEGGFQGGKIDSTPRMPVTFNTGQILLGLAAGVQAYGAQYQDAMHRAARWLHDSQDDDGCWRRHPTPFASAGDKAYETHVAWGLFEADRAAPGHGYGAAGLRQVDWALTKQRPNGWFASNCLDNPLLPLTHTIGYALRGLLEAHRFSARADLLDAAARTGTSVARAVAANGYLAGRLGPDFQPGAGYACLTGSAQNAHCLFLLYQLTGERHYLDAGRRLNRFVRRSVSIDGPAHARGGVKGSFPVDGDYGTWAYLNWAVKFCIDANLQELDLEADLDGKANDA; encoded by the coding sequence ATGCGCACCTTGCTCACGAAAATCAGAAACACACTGGCGCCGCAGGCGGGGCTGCCGGCGGCGGCGCGCATGGAGCGGCTGTCGGACCGGCGCGGCCTGCCCGCCGTTGATCCCGGCCCACAAGCCGTCGTCAAGGCCTGCACGGCCTGGCTTTGCACGGCGCAGGACCATTCCAGCTCAAACGACGGCGGCGTCGCGCGCGACTACAGCCTGCTGACAGGGTGGTCGAGTTCCTACCCGGAGACCACCGGCTACATCATCCCCACCGTCATCGCCCTGGCGCAGCGCACGGGCGACGATAGGTTGCACGGGCGCGCGCGCCGCATGCTCGATTGGTGCGTGGCCATCCAGTTCCCGGAAGGCGGTTTTCAGGGCGGGAAGATCGATTCGACGCCGCGCATGCCCGTCACCTTCAACACGGGGCAAATCCTGCTTGGCCTGGCCGCCGGCGTGCAAGCGTACGGCGCGCAATACCAGGACGCCATGCATCGCGCGGCAAGGTGGCTGCACGACAGCCAGGATGACGACGGCTGCTGGCGCCGGCATCCGACGCCGTTCGCCAGCGCGGGCGACAAGGCCTACGAAACGCATGTGGCGTGGGGCCTGTTCGAAGCGGACCGCGCCGCGCCGGGCCACGGCTATGGCGCGGCCGGCCTGCGCCAGGTCGATTGGGCGCTGACCAAACAGCGTCCCAACGGCTGGTTCGCCTCGAACTGCCTCGACAACCCGCTCCTGCCCCTGACCCATACCATCGGCTACGCCTTGCGCGGCCTGCTCGAAGCGCACCGCTTTTCGGCGCGCGCCGACTTGCTGGACGCCGCCGCGCGCACCGGAACGAGCGTCGCCAGGGCCGTGGCGGCCAACGGCTATCTGGCCGGCCGCCTCGGTCCGGACTTCCAGCCGGGGGCCGGCTACGCCTGCCTCACGGGTTCCGCGCAAAACGCGCATTGCCTGTTCCTGCTGTACCAGCTCACGGGCGAGCGGCACTACCTCGACGCGGGGCGCCGGCTGAACCGTTTTGTGCGGCGCTCGGTCAGCATCGACGGTCCCGCGCACGCGCGCGGCGGCGTCAAGGGCTCGTTTCCCGTCGATGGCGACTACGGCACCTGGGCTTACCTGAACTGGGCCGTCAAGTTCTGCATCGATGCAAACCTGCAGGAACTGGACCTGGAAGCGGATTTGGATGGGAAAGCAAACGATGCTTGA